DNA sequence from the Leptospira limi genome:
CCAAATAAGGCAGCCATTTCAGGAGATAAGCTATATCTCCGAAATACTTCTTTAAAACCGATCACTTCAAATGCGAAGAAAACCCCGGTTAAAAATACAAAAAAATATCCCTTTTTTTCATTACCAGTCAATGGTTTCTTTTCCTATTGATTTTAAGTATTCATTCGTTTTCGAAAAATGACGGTTCCCCAAAAATCCACGGTAAGCAGAGAGCGGAGAAGGGTGTGCTGATTTTAGCACCAAGTGTTTGTTTGGTGGGATCAGGATTTCCTTTTTTTGTGCAAAAGATCCCCATAATAGAAAAACTAAATTTGATTTTTGATTTGCTAAGATACGGATCACTGCATCTGTAAATTCTTCCCAACCTTTGTTTTGGTGGGAACCTGCTTTGTCTTTTTCAACCGTGAGTGTTGCATTGAGTAAAAACACTCCTTGTTTGGCAAGGTAAGTTAAATCACCGGACTTTGGGATTGGTTTTTTGACATCATCTTGGATTTCTTTGAAGATATTTTGGAGAGAAGGAGGAAACGGAACACCATCCAAGACAGAAAAACAAAGTCCATGTGCTTGTCCTGGTCCATGGTAAGGGTCTTGGCCGATGATTACCACTTTTACCTGATCAAAAGGGCATAAATCAAATGCATTGAATATATATTTTGCAGGAGGGTAGACGATTTTGGTTTTGTATTCATCTCTTACCCATTCACGTAAATTCGTAAAATAAGGTTTGTCAAATTCTGCCTGTAAAACCTTTTTCCAACTAGATTCTATTTGAACGTCTTTCAGATTTTCCCTCCGAATGAAAGAATAACACGCGTAAATCGATGCCTCCGTGGGTTACATGGATGGTTTTTTTTGCAAATGTCCTTAAGTCTTTCATGCATTCACTCCACTTCTCTTCCGTTGGACATAGGATATAACCAATGAGAGGAATTTCATTTTGTAAGACTTGGGAAAGTTCTCCAAGTCGTTTTCCAATTTTTGAATATAACTTTTCATCAGGACCCATTCTTTCATTTTTTCGATACCCATAGGGTGGGTTCAAAGGTAAAAAATAATGAGTAGAGGATTCTTTTCCTTCTGGAAAAACGGGAAATGTTTTTAAGAAGTCGGAAATAGTATAGTCAATGGTTTCAACATGGATCCATTTTCTCCAATGGTCCTTTTCCTTTTGCCAATAAGGTGCAAGGGCTGGATCTGTATCTTGGATGACCATCGGCGTGAGATTTAAATTCGTATTTAAGGAATCTCGTTTTTTAAGGAAATGTTCCCATGATTTTGTAGGGAATAAATTCAGTTTTTTCCATACCAAATCTCTAGGGAGATTTAAATAAGGAATTTTTTCTTCGGCTAATCGCCATTCGGTGGCAAATGTCATTGTTCCTGCAAACGGAATGTAAACAAGTTGAACACTTTCTTTTGGGATGGAAAAAATTTGGAAACATTGCTCCGTCAGAATGTGAGCTAAATCTTCTGGAATTGGAGCACTTGTTGGAAAATTTGCTTTGATTCCTCTTTTGTAACCTGGTTCCCCTAACACGGATAGAGTGACAGTGACTTCTTCCTCAAAAAAACTGATGTGTAAGTTTTCTTTGATCTCATAAAACTTAGTTTCATTGTCAGTAAACAGAGGTTTTGCGATGTTAACGGCTTCAGTTAGGATGCGGTCCCATTCGTCTTCTCGTTTGTCTGACGACATATCCCAATCATTGGTCCTTGCGATCACAAGACGAAGGTCTCGAATGAAATACCCATTGAATAAAAGATACGTGATTTGGTGGGGATTTACATTTTCAATTTTGATTTTTTCTGAAAATACACGGACATTTGCTTCCGGTTGGTTGGGGAGAGGGACATGGTCTAAAATTTCTTTTACCTTTTCTCCCACCCAAGTGGAAGTCCCAGGAGGGAAGTACAATTCCCACGTTAAAGGAGTTCCCAACTGAGGTTTTCTGATTTTAAATTTCCAATTCATCTTTTCCTTGCTATCCGTATTTCCCCGGAAAGATTGACCTTACATGTCTAGGATCTTCACTCCAGAGCTGTTTTTGGTGATTGCCGCCATTCTTTGGGGTGGAACGTTTGTGGTCATCAAACTTGCGCTTGATTCGGTTCCTCCTTTTTTATTTTTAGCAGTCCGATTTTCCGTCGCCGGTTTCATCACATTATTACTCTATCGTAAAACTTTATTTTCCAAAGCAAATCGCCGATTGGATTACATTCTCCCCGCTTTTTTTGTCGCTTGTTCGGCCTTACTCGGGTATGCATTTCAAACCATTGGACTTGTTTACACTTCCGCTACCCAATCAGGATTTATGACAGGTGCATACGTGATATTTGTGCCATTACTACAAATTGCCATCGAACGAAAACTACCATCTCTACGAACATGGATTGCGGTTGTTATCGTAGTGATTGGATTGTTTTGTATTTCACAAAATGGAAAATCCTTTGATGAGTTCCAAAGTAATTTGGGGTTTGGGTTTGGTGATGGGCTCACTTTGATTGGAGCGTTTTTTTTTGCTGTCTATATCATTCTCATCGACATTTATACGAAAAAAATTCCATCTCAGATTTTAGTATCGTTTGAAATTTTACTGATAGCGATTGTCTCTAGTTTTCTTTTCCCTGTTGAATCCATATTTTTAAAACAAACCATCAATGTTCAATTTGATTTAAAATTCTGGATTGGTATCATTTATACATCTGTGTTTGCGACAATCTTTACTACGCAAATTCAAACAAGATACCAAAAGGCAGTTTCTCCAGCTAGGGCAGGCTTACTTTATAGTTTGGAACCTGTATTTTCTTTTTTATTAGCTTATCTTGTGTTAGGTGAAAGGCTCGGCACAATTGGTGCCATTGGTTCTTTTCTCACATTATTTGGGATTTTGTTCTCAGAAATGGGTAAGTGGAACAAACGAGAAGAGTGAATTTTGGACAAAGCCAAAATCCGTTCCTCTCTCGTATCCTAAGATAGAATTTTAAATGATTTGGTGTTCCTTTAGAGCATGGTACAAGATGCCAATGGTCACTTTTAAAATGGATAAAACAGGTATGGCTAATAACATACCAAAGATACCAAAAAAGTTTCCACCAACTGCAATTCCAATGAGGATCGCAAGTGGATGTAACGAAACAGCATTTGCAATCACTACAGGTTGGACTATCGCATTGTCGACCAATTGAGCGACTATGACAACGGATGCAATGGAACCTATGGAAGGTGACATTTCTGGGAATAAAATGGCAAATAAGATAGGAGGGATTGCACCAACTAACGGACCTAAGTAAGGAATTGAATTGGCAACTCCTAAAAATACTCCAAACAGAACAAAGAATTTCACACCCACAATATAAAATCCAATCGATGCAACGACTGCCATGATTCCACATTGGATCACCAAACTCTTCAAGTAACTAGTGATCTGTTGGTTCATACGATAAAAAACCATCAGAAACATTTCAAAAAATCGATTGGGAATAAAACTAATCATTGTTTTGTAGATTAGGTTTGCATCGAGTAACAAAAAGAAACTGATGATAGGAATAATGATCATCCAGCTGATAAATGTTGGAATCATCACAACAATTCCTCTTAAAAATTCTTCTAAGTTATTGGTGGCAAGTTTTGCAATCTCTTCTGGATTGATGATTTTTTTCCATAGTTCCGGATTTTTAGAAACAACAGGAAGTTTTGTAAAATCGAGCAACTGGAAGTTTGGATCATCCATTTTGGTTGACCATTCCGAAACGATTGGTTGTGCTTTTTCAAACAAGTTAGGCAAATAAAATGCTAAAAACCAATACGCGCAAGCAATCAAAATAGAAAAGATAATGATGATAGTGAATGCCCTATGGATCCCTCTCGATTCAAAGTAATCAACTACTCCGTGGAAAATATAAAAATGAATTCCTGATATAAGAAGTGGGATTGCTAAAAATTTTACACCTACAATACCAATTAAAACAGTTAATGCAATAAGCCCAAAAAAGGCAGATCGTAAAACTAGTGATGATATACTATTTTCTTTAAAGATCATTTGGGTTTATTCTTTTTGCTTTTAAAGTAAGCTGCTTCTAAGGTATCATTCGTTTTGCGAAGTCTATCTGCAATGATTGATGCAAAACTGAGAAGTAAATCGTTTCCAACTCTCGGTTTTGTTTCTAATAACGTTTTTAACTCTGGTTGGAAAAAACCAAGTAAAATGGAATCAACAAGTGCAACAGCAGTAGCCGATCGTGGAAAATCTTGGAAAAGAGCAAGTTCACCAAAAAAAGCACCTTTTTCGAGTTCGGCGAGCTTTAAAGTCACTCCTTCTCGTTCAGAAAAAATTTCAACTTTTCCTTGTAAGATCAGGTAAACTCCCGTTCCAGCTTGTCCCTGAAAAAAGATGGTTTCACCTGCATAATACTTTCGTTTATGGATGAGCCTTGCTACTTCACGAAGTGTCCTTCGTGACATACCTTCAAAGATTGCAGTTTCACGTAAAAAATGTGAAATCTCTGTGATGGGGTTATCATCGCGTTTGAGAATGGATTTCCAAAGGGGAAGTTGCATATTGCCTCTTCTATATAAATCGGATAGACGAGGCCCGGAATTGATAAAACTTGCTCTTATGGGACAAGCTTTTTATGTAACGGGGACCGGAACGGACGTAGGCAAAACTTTTTTTTCCTCTCTCTTTATGGCAAAATATGCGAAAAAGCATGGTTTTCGGTATTGGAAACCCATCCAAACTGGGACCATCAGTGCAGACGATACAAGCTTCATCCAAAACACAACCCATTTGCCCGATACACATTTTCTAAAACCCAGTTTTGAGTTTAAGATACCAGCAAGTCCACATTACGCGGCACGATTGGAAGGCCAATCCATCGACCCAAAAACTCTTTTGTCTTTGATATCCAAAGAAAGAAATAACAATACACTCATCGAAGGTGCAGGGGGAGTGTTTGTCCCCATAACTGAAAATTATTTAACCATACGTGCGATTCAAGAATCCAATTTAGGAGTGGTTGTGGTTGGTTCCACCGAACTTGGCACCATCAATCATACACTCTTAACATTGGAAGCATTAACATCTCGTTTTATCCCTGTGTATGGTTTTTATCTAGTGGGTCCAAAAAATGAATTACAAGAAGACAATGCGACCATGATACAAAAATTAGGTGGTGTTTCTCTTTTAGGTATCACAAACTTTCCTGATCAAAAATTATCTCCTGATGAATTTAACACCTTTGCCTCTATCCATTTTGATTTAGACCGAAATGTGATTGATGTTGTATTAAACGCTGAAGATGAAATATAATCCAGTTACAACCAATACTTGGGTTCCACTGACAATCCAAGAGGAATCAGAACCCCTATTGAACATTGTTTCCGCTGAGAACGAATTTGTAACGGATGAAGATGGAAATGTTTGGATTGATGCCATCTCCAGTTGGTGGACGATGATTTATGGTCATAGACACCCCCAACTTATCTCTGCTTTACAAAAACAATTACAATCATTGGATCATGTGATGCTTGCTGGCAACATACATGAAAGTGCAGAAAAATTATCGAAAGCATTATTAGAACTTACAAACTTTGATTTCAAAAAAGTGTTTTATTCGGATAACGGATCGAATGCGATCGAAATTGCATTAAAACTTTCGATACAATATTACCAAAACCATCCCGATTTTAAACCTCGTTCAGAGTTTATCGTTTTTTCCAACTCCTATCATGGGGATAGTATTGGGGCAATGAATGTATCTGGGAAAAATTACTTCAATCGCATTTTTTCAGAATTACGATTTCCAACAAAGGAGTTCCCAGCTCCCAATTGTATGAACTGTCCATGGGGGAAACAACCTACGAATTGTGAAACAGAGTGTTTGACAGATTTAGAACTTTCGATCAAACAAAACGATTATGCAGGAATCGTGATTGAACCTTTGGTATTTGGTGCCAACGGGATGTTGTTTTATGATAAAAAAGTTTTAACCAAATTACGAGAACTGGCAACAAGTACAAACACTTTGCTAATTTTTGACGAAGTGTTTACGGGTATGGGAAAATTAGGAGAACCGTTTGCTTACCAAAAGGCGGAAGTGGTTCCCGATTTACTGATTTTAGCAAAAGGACTCACTGGTGGAATGTTGCCACTGGCAGCAACCCTTGTATCTGATTTTATTTATAAACAGTTTCTTTCGAAAGATCCATACAAAGCATTTTTCCATGCACATACAATGACAGGGAATGCACTCGCATGTAGCGTTGGTTATACGTCTGTATCTATGTTACAAGAATTTGGACTAACTCGAGTAAGGGAATTGGAAAAGAAACTAAATCAATATGCAATCTCCTTCCAAAAAAAAATGGGAACGTCAGTTGAAAATGTCAGAGTCAAGGGTGGAATTTTTGCCTTTGAATGGAAGGAACCAGTTGCCCATGATGAATACTTAAATCCCATAGGGAAACAAATCAAAAACGCCCTTCGGAAATTTCATATTTTACTCAGACCCTTGGGGCGAACCATTTACATCACTCCTCCCTATACCATTTCAGATCCTTCCCTAGAAAAAATATTTTTGGCGCTTGAAACGACACTTCTCGGATTTTTAGAACCAGAAAAAGACTAAATCCTTACGTCCATTTTCTTCGTTTACAGAGTCACCCTCAGAAAAGATTTTGTTTTCATGATCGCAACTATCCAAGAAAAAACGACCTCTTCCTCTCCCTCCATCATATCCGAGGAAGAAGCCCTCCAAATTTTGAAAGGAGAGGTTCCCTTTTTGCCCATCGTAGCAAAAGCTTCGGAAGAACGATTCCGTCATTTCAGCAATAAAGTTCGCATTCATATTTTAGATAACATCAAAAACGGATATTGCCCTGAAGATTGTGGTTACTGTGCACAAAGGAAGGGTGGAGAATCAGGGATCCAAGAGTATTCCTTAAAATCCCCTGAAGAAATTTGGGAAGATGCCAAAAAGGCAAAAGAAAACGGTGCCTATCGTTTTTGTATGGTGACTTCTGGTAGAGGACCTACAGACAAGGCTGTCGACAAACTAGCCGAAACCATTTCCAAAATCAATGGTGAGTTGGGAATGAAGGTATGTCTTTCTGCGGGAATCCTTGATGCCAAAAAAGCAAAAACATTAAAGGACGCTGGTCTTGATCGTTACAATCATAACCTCAATACTTCTGAATCCAAATACAATGAAATTTGTTCCACTCATACCTTCCAAGACCGACTAACGACACTTAAAGCGGCAAAAGAAGCAGAGATTGGACTTTGTTCTGGGATCATTGTGGGTATGGGTGAAGCATTGGAAGACATCGTACAAGTTGCGTTTGAACTCAAACGACTTGGTGTGATCTCCATTCCCGTGAACTTTTTTATCCCCATCAAAGGTCATGCCATCCAAAAGTCACCACTCACTCCTGAGTTTTGTATCAGAGTGTTGTCGGTGTTCCGTTTGGTGAACCCAGACTCTGAAATCCGAGTTGGTGCGGGTCGTGAAGGGCATTTGGGTTCCTTACAGTCGATTGCATTGTATGTTGCCAATTCTCTTTTTGCAGAAGGGTATTTGAATGTAAAAGGAAGTGAGATGGAACAAACAATGAATCTCATTCATGATTGTAATATGGTTCCAGAATTCACGGAAGGAATCCCAGAAGGTTGGGAAGACTACGAATCAAAGTTTTTATACGACGAGAAAAACTTTCCAGAACTCTATAAACATAAAAAGTAGTTTGCCTTTTTCACTTTTGGCGGTATCATGCTCCTACTTTACCGCCTCTAGTGATACACATGCAAAAACCTTCTTTACCATTTGGAAAACAAATTAGTTATGCGGTAGGCCAACTTGGTTGGTCTACACTCATCAACATCATTGGCTTACACCAAGTTTATTTTTACCTACCTCCAGCTCCGAAACCTGGACAGGAGTGTTTCCCGGATCTAATTGAAAAAATGGCGTTTTGGGGCCTTTCCACCATCGGTGTGGTAGCCGCCATTGGCCGTTTGTGGGATGCATTCACTGACCCACTCATTGCAAACTCTTCCGATCGTTTTTCTTCACGATTTGGAAGGAGAATTCCCTTTTTGTTTCTGGGGGGAGTCCCATCTGCCGTCTTTTGTTGGTTAATCTTTGTGCCACCACATAACTTTGTTTCTTCGACAAACTTAGTTTGGATGACGAGTTTTATGTTGCTCTTCTATCTATTTTTAACAGTGTATGTCACACCATTTTTTGCACTCATCCCTGAGCTTGGACATACTCCGGAAGAACGACTCAATTTATCCACTTACATCTCAGTAACCTATGCATTAGGGATCATTGTTGCTTCCACGGAGCCTATGATTGCTAGTGTTTTACAATCGAGTTATGTTTTTGATTCAGATCCTTCTGTTCAAACTCTTGTCGCAAGGCAATATGCATTGGGTATCCTTTGTATCTTTGCTGCGATTTGTATGTACTTCCCCGTATTTACCATCCACGAAAAAACATACTGTGAATCAGAAGCATCGAGTGTTCCTTTTAAAGAAGCACTTGTCCTCACTTTCAAAAACAAAAACTTTTTGTATTTTGCACTTTCTGATTTGTGTTACTTCCTCGCACTCACCATTCTCACAACCGGTATTTCCTACTACGTAACAGTCCTATTAGAATTGGAAAGGGACTTTGTCACACAACTCCTGACAGTGATGTTACTTGTATCATTTGCCTTTTACCCTGTTGTTAATTTAGTCGCACGAAAAATTGGGAAAAAGAGAACCGTTCTCATCGGATTTTACACATTTCTCGCTCTGTTTTTATCCATCTATTTTATTGGGAAAAATAGTTTGCCATTGTCCCCATATATCCAAGGTTATATGATTGTTGCTGTTGCTGCGATACCAATTGCAATCCTTGGAATATTACCAAATGCAATATTAGCAGATATTGCTGAACTTGATTCATTAAAAACAGGTTCCAAACGAGAAGGCCTCTTTTATGCAGGAAGGACCTTTATGCAAAAACTAGGTCAAACACTTGCCGTATTAATCTTCAGTTCTGTGATTTTACTTGGGCTTGACCGTGATTCGAAAAAACAAGTTTCTCCTAGCGTAACAGGAATCATTGCTCCATCTGTGTCTGAATCTAAGTCAGAACCGAAAAAAAATAGTGAGTCTGAGGCAAAAATAAGTAAGGAATCAACCATTTGTAAAGTCGAAGAAGTAGAAGCTGGTGGGGAACTGGGAGTTCGATTGACAGGACCTCTCGCTTCTGCATTCTGTTTACTTGCAATTTTTCTCTTTGGAAAATACAAAGAGGATGAAACTTTAGAAGAGATTGCAAAGATACGTGGAAATTAAATCCTGGTTTTTGGAGCTATTCAGATGAGATATCGCATTGAGACAACCAAGTTAAAGAACGGGTATATCGAAGCCAAACTCATCGAAACAACCACAAATAACCCGATTGAATTTCGGATTTGTGACACGGAAGAATATGCGCAGGCCCAAATCAAAGATTGGCAAAAGCGCTTCCGAATGAATGAACCGCAAGAACAGGATTAAATTCTTCCTTCGATGGGGTGTTTTGATCACCCTAGTTTTGGGTCTTACAAATTGTAAAACCACCTCAAAACGAGATTACTTTGACTCTAACTTCCAGTGTTTTGCAGAGCCGGGTTGGCGCGATGATGTAAATTTTAAAAAATACATCGAAAAGGCCTGGCTCCCAACACGTTTGTTATACGCAGAAGACAATACTAAAATCAAACAATCTGAAATTGTTTTTACCGGTGATAGTTTGGTACATTTGTTTGTACCAGACCTAATGGTGAAAGAATTTCCAGGCAAATCCGTCACCAATCGTGGGATAGGTGGTGATATGACAGAAACCTTACTCACTCGTATCGATGAGGATGTGTTACGATTAGAGCCTAAAACTGTTGTGATCGAAATCGGTGGAAACGATTTTATCCAAGGCAAATGTTTGAGCCTTGTGCAAAATAATCTGCTTATGATCATCAAAAAAATCCATTCTCATAACCACCAAACGAGGATTTTTCTCATTGCAGTCCCACCAACTCGTGTGAAGGAATTGAATCAAATTGTTCCTGTTTATAATTTATTTTTAAACCAAGTGGCTCGTACCACACAAAATGTAGAATACATAGAAGTTTGGGACATTATGCGAAAACCAGATGCACCAACTTTAAGTGAAGAATTCATTCGTCCGAATGGTGATAGTTTGCATTTTAATGAAAAAGGATACGAACTTTGGGGTAAAAAACTGAGACCCTATTTACAAAAATAACGAATGAATTCAATCCTTCTTATTTCGCATAGTCCCATTCCCAACAATCATATTTTCGATACCTTCCAAGATGTTGAGGTTAATCCTTTTACATCCACTGATACAATCGATCCTAAAACAATTTCTTATTCGGAACGATACGGCCTTCACTCTGTTCGTATCTTACTCGACGAATCATGGAACCGAAACCAAATTCTTACCATTCGGGAAAGGTTCGCAAAATACAAAATAGATTTATTATACCTACCTTCCTTACTGCCGACCAAACAAACTTCTCTCTTTGTATTTGATATGGATTCCACAGTCATAAAAGAAGAGGTGATCGATGAACTTGCCCGTAAACATGGTGTATTCGAAACGGTAGCAAGTGTTACAAAAAAAGCGATGGAAGGGGGTATGGGATTTGATGAAGCCCTACGTCTCAGAGTGAAACATTTGGCTGGCCTTTCGATTCAAAGTTTTAAAGAAGTGTATGATCTTTTGCATTTAAATGATGGAATGGAAACGGTATTTCAATTTGTCCCGTCGAACGGATGTAAGCTTGGGATTTTGAGTGGTGGTTTTAGTCCTGTTTTAGAACTATTTTCAAAAAAATACCCTGTTGATTTTTTTCGAGCCAATGGACTTGAAGAGAAGGATGGTTTTTTCACAGGCCAAATCTTTGGTGAGATCATCAATCGTGAGAAAAAAGAAGTGTACTTACGAAAGTATGCGAATGAATTTTCTGTTCCACTCGAACGTGTGGTAGCTGTTGGAGACGGAGCCAATGATGCTTTGATGTTAAATGCAGCAGGGATTGGGATTGGAATTCATGCCAAACAAGGACTAAAAGACCAAATTACCAATTGGATCGATTTTACAAATTTGTCTGCTTTAGTTTTCCTCTTTGAGAATTCTTTTTAATTCATCCAAGATTGACAAAGCTTCTAGAGGTGGAATTTTGTTAGGGTCGAGCCCTGAGATTCGTTTTAGCACTTTCTCTTCGTTAGCCGATAATCCCTTGGTTTCCTTTTCCATTAAATTCCCAAATAAACTTGGTTCTTCATTTTTGATTTTGATTTCGCGTTTTTTGGATTCGAGTCCCGATAAAATTTCTTTCGCACGTTCCGATACGGTTTCTGGGATTCCCGCAAGTTTTGCGACGTAAATTCCAAAGGATTGTTTTGATTTCCCTCGTTTCACTTTTTTTAAGAATAAAATCTCACCATCTTTCTCAAAAGTATCTAAATAAAGATTAAAAATACCTGCACCTTTTTCGAGTTCCGTTAATTCATGGTAATGTGTAGCAAAAATGGTTTTTGGTTTTGGGTAATTTTTACTTAAAAATTCTAAGATGGCCCAAGCGATCGACAAACCATCGTAAGTTGATGTTCCTCGGCCCACTTCATCAAAAAGGATCAAACTATTTTCTGTGAATTGGTTTAGGATTGTGGCTGTTTCTTTCATTTCTACAAAGAATGTAGACTCACCTTTCGTTAGGTTGTCACCTGATCCAATTCTTGTAAAAATACGATCCACGATGGATAAGGATGCTTTTTTAGAAGGAACATAGGAACCCATCTGAAAGAGAATTTGGTTAATGGCAATTTGGCGCATAAAGGTAGATTTACCTGCCATATTCGGACCCGTTAACACTGCGATTGCGTTTTCTTTTGGATTGAGTTCCAATGTATTGGGAACAAATCGTTCCCCTATTGGTAAAAATGTTTCCACAACAGGGTGACGAGAGTCAATGTATTCAATGATTCCATCGGTTCTAATCTCGGGTCTTGTCCACTGGTATTCTTCTTTTGTTTCAGTTAGGGACAAATGGTAATCCAAAGATGCAACTTCATTGGATAAAGTTAAAAATGCTTCATAAAGTGAAATACATGTTGTCACCAAACGATCAAACACTTGTTTTTCGATTCGTTCAATGATTTCATCCGCTTGTAAAATGGCTCGTTCTAGTTCTTCGAGTTTAGGAGAAGTAAACCTTTCCCCTGTGACAAGGGTTTGTTTTTTTAAAAAATGAGAAGGGACATCTTTTGCTTGGGCTTTGGAAACTTCGATAAAGTAACCTAAGATTTTGTTGTAACGAATTTTTAAGCTAGAACAACCAGAATCTTTTTTCTCTTTTTCTTCAAGTTCCAAGATCCAATCTTTCCCTTTTTCTCTGGCTAATATGGCATCATCATACTCTTTATCAAAACCAGATTTTAAAAATGGTGAGTTTCCTAAAAATACAGGCAGTTCGCCATCAAAAAGTGTTTTTTGAAATTCTGATACTAGGACTTCTAACTCTTTTGGAAGTTTGGAAAAGTCATATCCTATTCCATCTAAAATTTCCTTCATGTGACTGACAGCTGTTAAACTTCTTTCAATCCCACGAAAATCACGAGGCAAAGCTTTCCCAACACGGAAACGTGTCATCACACGTTCTAAATCAATGAGATCCCCCAGTGATTCTTTGATCTTGATTCGCTCTTTTTTGTTCTGAGTTAAAATTTCAATTTTGTCCCAATGGTCTTTGATTTTTTTTTCATCCCTGGTAGGAAATAAGATCCTTTGTTTGAGGTAACGTTTTCCTGTAGCAGTGGTACAACGAT
Encoded proteins:
- a CDS encoding GDSL-type esterase/lipase family protein, producing the protein MNRKNRIKFFLRWGVLITLVLGLTNCKTTSKRDYFDSNFQCFAEPGWRDDVNFKKYIEKAWLPTRLLYAEDNTKIKQSEIVFTGDSLVHLFVPDLMVKEFPGKSVTNRGIGGDMTETLLTRIDEDVLRLEPKTVVIEIGGNDFIQGKCLSLVQNNLLMIIKKIHSHNHQTRIFLIAVPPTRVKELNQIVPVYNLFLNQVARTTQNVEYIEVWDIMRKPDAPTLSEEFIRPNGDSLHFNEKGYELWGKKLRPYLQK
- the mutS gene encoding DNA mismatch repair protein MutS codes for the protein MSETYEALNTPVMRQYLEVKELHPDGIVFFRMGDFYEMFMDDAKIAAQILDITLTKRQNQIPMAGIPYHATESYISRLISAGKKVVVCEQTKPDDPKAKIMSREVVRIITPGTVVEDNLLGGYQNNYLSLYYKEKTSVYLAFADVSTSELVYFYFSETEKERILDTIKRFSPKEMIYTDEIPPLSKESKIILSQIPKEYLPKKKGAGIDTVVHVLDAYLQYNYRNQNFVFQSPRRIDESEYLVLDEQTVSHLELVENPNDKNHTLFGVLNRCTTATGKRYLKQRILFPTRDEKKIKDHWDKIEILTQNKKERIKIKESLGDLIDLERVMTRFRVGKALPRDFRGIERSLTAVSHMKEILDGIGYDFSKLPKELEVLVSEFQKTLFDGELPVFLGNSPFLKSGFDKEYDDAILAREKGKDWILELEEKEKKDSGCSSLKIRYNKILGYFIEVSKAQAKDVPSHFLKKQTLVTGERFTSPKLEELERAILQADEIIERIEKQVFDRLVTTCISLYEAFLTLSNEVASLDYHLSLTETKEEYQWTRPEIRTDGIIEYIDSRHPVVETFLPIGERFVPNTLELNPKENAIAVLTGPNMAGKSTFMRQIAINQILFQMGSYVPSKKASLSIVDRIFTRIGSGDNLTKGESTFFVEMKETATILNQFTENSLILFDEVGRGTSTYDGLSIAWAILEFLSKNYPKPKTIFATHYHELTELEKGAGIFNLYLDTFEKDGEILFLKKVKRGKSKQSFGIYVAKLAGIPETVSERAKEILSGLESKKREIKIKNEEPSLFGNLMEKETKGLSANEEKVLKRISGLDPNKIPPLEALSILDELKRILKEEN
- the serB gene encoding phosphoserine phosphatase SerB yields the protein MNSILLISHSPIPNNHIFDTFQDVEVNPFTSTDTIDPKTISYSERYGLHSVRILLDESWNRNQILTIRERFAKYKIDLLYLPSLLPTKQTSLFVFDMDSTVIKEEVIDELARKHGVFETVASVTKKAMEGGMGFDEALRLRVKHLAGLSIQSFKEVYDLLHLNDGMETVFQFVPSNGCKLGILSGGFSPVLELFSKKYPVDFFRANGLEEKDGFFTGQIFGEIINREKKEVYLRKYANEFSVPLERVVAVGDGANDALMLNAAGIGIGIHAKQGLKDQITNWIDFTNLSALVFLFENSF